The proteins below come from a single Methanothrix thermoacetophila PT genomic window:
- a CDS encoding 3-isopropylmalate dehydratase small subunit: protein MIRGRAWVFGDDVDTDVIIPGKYLRTKDLRELAEHVMEGLDPSFSSKVQPGDVIVAGKNFGCGSSREQAPLALKLAGISCIVARSFARIFYRNAINIGLPLIEADVMCEPGEVVEVDLSRGRVIAGGREYTGRKLPDFLMEILNDGGLVAHRRKQRERGLI, encoded by the coding sequence ATGATCAGGGGCAGGGCATGGGTCTTTGGGGATGATGTTGATACAGATGTAATAATTCCAGGGAAATACCTCAGGACAAAGGATCTGCGCGAGCTGGCGGAGCACGTCATGGAGGGTCTGGATCCGTCGTTCTCATCAAAGGTCCAGCCAGGGGATGTTATAGTAGCAGGCAAGAACTTCGGGTGCGGCTCTTCCAGGGAGCAGGCCCCGCTTGCCCTGAAGCTCGCAGGAATATCATGCATCGTCGCCCGATCCTTCGCCAGGATATTTTACAGGAACGCCATAAACATCGGTCTCCCTCTCATTGAGGCAGATGTCATGTGCGAGCCGGGGGAGGTCGTGGAGGTAGATCTCTCCCGGGGGAGGGTCATCGCAGGCGGAAGGGAATATACCGGCAGAAAACTTCCGGACTTCCTGATGGAGATCCTGAACGATGGAGGGCTCGTGGCCCACAGAAGAAAGCAAAGGGAGCGCGGTCTGATTTGA
- a CDS encoding DUF7714 family protein: MIFPEDYKQIGVSREPRHGDPVYFATKYLISYDGNEISIYRIESEGEGFMRRAKHVELLSSGEEIAEYPEIVNTRNRAHLIRLAMDICRGDVNTVIFRGPDEHVTFVHDPDPGAITEIEILDVQPPEPPWLVYVIERLEECGIIGDLTMSFKPRVLDLRSFKGDDVYFPCRASGLGRSLDADRVMAAMPKIVGCEISREIFRAVYGGRAHRFTNICPVSGDLLIPEGPFITRCCRSERRGLIRLHGHTGVVVHWGDGPHQIEQALRMLAESIRGSK, from the coding sequence TTGATATTCCCAGAGGACTACAAGCAGATAGGCGTATCAAGAGAGCCCAGGCATGGCGATCCTGTGTACTTTGCAACCAAGTACCTGATATCGTATGACGGGAACGAGATCAGCATTTACAGGATTGAGAGCGAGGGAGAGGGGTTCATGAGAAGGGCGAAGCATGTTGAACTCCTCTCCAGCGGCGAAGAGATAGCTGAGTATCCGGAGATTGTGAACACGAGGAACAGGGCGCATCTCATAAGACTGGCGATGGACATCTGCAGGGGAGATGTCAATACTGTCATCTTCAGGGGTCCGGATGAGCATGTTACCTTCGTCCACGACCCTGATCCAGGAGCGATAACAGAGATTGAGATCCTGGATGTCCAGCCTCCCGAGCCGCCGTGGCTTGTGTATGTCATAGAACGGCTTGAGGAATGCGGTATCATAGGAGATCTGACAATGAGCTTCAAGCCCAGAGTTCTCGACCTCAGGAGTTTCAAGGGGGATGATGTCTACTTTCCGTGCAGGGCATCCGGCCTTGGAAGATCGCTCGATGCTGACAGGGTCATGGCCGCCATGCCAAAGATCGTGGGATGCGAGATATCCAGGGAGATCTTCAGAGCTGTCTATGGTGGGAGAGCGCACAGGTTCACCAACATATGCCCTGTGAGCGGAGATCTTTTGATTCCAGAAGGCCCGTTTATCACCAGATGCTGCAGGTCGGAGCGGAGGGGTTTGATCAGGTTGCACGGTCATACTGGTGTCGTGGTCCACTGGGGTGACGGGCCGCATCAGATAGAGCAGGCGCTGAGAATGCTGGCCGAATCGATAAGGGGGAGTAAATGA
- a CDS encoding isocitrate/isopropylmalate dehydrogenase family protein, which yields MKKIALVPGDGIGPEVISSALRVLNAAGFDGELVEFDIGYGRWRRDGKAITDDDIERMKDCDCILFGAITTPPDPGYRSVLIRIRKELDLYANIRPLRSSRIDVIIVRENTEGLYSGLEMLGDEEARTVRVITRKGSQRIAEVACRIASERKHLTIIHKANVLKSDVLFLKTCREVAERYGIRYDDMLVDAAAYNMVIRPEMFDVMVTTNLFGDILSDEGAGIVGSLGLCASANLGDRWALFEPIHGSAPDIAGNGIANPVGAIRSAAMMLEWFGEMERAQSIHQAVDRTLSKGVKTPDLGGLCTTSEFTDAVIDEMRRAGAC from the coding sequence ATGAAGAAAATCGCTCTTGTGCCGGGCGATGGCATCGGGCCTGAGGTCATATCGAGCGCTCTTCGTGTCTTGAATGCAGCAGGATTCGATGGGGAGCTCGTAGAGTTCGATATAGGCTATGGCAGATGGAGGCGTGATGGAAAGGCCATAACAGATGATGATATAGAAAGGATGAAGGATTGCGACTGCATACTCTTCGGGGCGATCACGACTCCTCCTGATCCTGGTTATAGGAGTGTCCTGATAAGGATAAGAAAGGAGCTGGACCTGTATGCGAACATACGCCCCCTGCGCTCGAGCAGGATCGATGTGATCATTGTGAGGGAGAACACCGAGGGGCTGTATTCAGGTCTGGAGATGCTCGGCGATGAAGAGGCCAGGACCGTGCGTGTCATAACGAGAAAGGGGAGCCAGAGGATAGCCGAGGTGGCGTGCAGGATCGCATCGGAACGCAAACATCTCACAATAATACACAAGGCGAACGTCCTGAAGAGCGACGTGCTGTTTTTAAAAACATGCAGGGAGGTCGCTGAAAGGTATGGAATCAGGTATGATGATATGCTGGTTGATGCCGCGGCATACAACATGGTGATAAGGCCGGAGATGTTTGATGTGATGGTGACGACAAATCTCTTCGGGGACATTCTCAGCGATGAGGGCGCCGGCATTGTCGGCAGCCTGGGGCTCTGCGCCAGCGCGAATCTGGGCGATCGCTGGGCGCTCTTCGAGCCGATACACGGCAGCGCGCCCGACATTGCAGGCAATGGCATAGCAAACCCGGTGGGAGCCATACGGAGCGCTGCGATGATGCTCGAGTGGTTCGGTGAGATGGAGAGGGCGCAGTCGATCCATCAGGCGGTGGACCGCACGCTCTCGAAAGGGGTGAAAACGCCGGATCTGGGCGGCTTGTGCACGACATCTGAGTTCACAGATGCGGTCATCGATGAGATGAGGCGCGCCGGAGCATGTTGA
- a CDS encoding S8 family serine peptidase, with protein MGPIKYACLLAVILAIPTACAISVSYGSSGYGGAVTVSESYELDTSTELSESTNLGQGSVEQTKSASGTGTNRISTSISSNGYSAGSSIESTSYLSLSSAVAGDGSGAGISQALSASGSVSSSLNGVTGDIEAVHSAGVESGMLSSAQSLSVGADVSALDNTRIAGMNGYVSAGFSNKEGSGEVASTFSEGALYGSLGSENAAVYGDVAMTGPGSLTASASDSESSSKHEIIIEDEGADAEESASAMLLAATGGYALSGTSVVATGDQLSLSSVISNPKGSSITKEAQSRVSKPMSSQSIGIASGNSVTTTWSRSGRGKMSPISSTYRSTDGTKSVSNSVSGKGYPYSIAGSATYSDSSAAMYQTVSSTKGVLKTSQSAWSRSNGEELSAASSLSSSGTISGTQIAISDPIKVISSQSLTVTGTATVSSSSRASSNGDRSSASSIVNGASKMSLTTLADASNTRYNNVLYHRTGALVDTSGYAKSLKADSSASYLSNFARSHGEWTKAGSGELTVSAETVKSAVSDVEIKTGSDKALSYTQSGTGSTVKSGLYTYAAKRSGGDVYLYQSHLYSHAYPKNDHHSIDEYVSTASSAISAKKSDMKIWQWENGRWVAAKNYYSSGSYTAATRANDIVTSSYKWDKLWEVRPRSKTPYDRVPWGVEYMYSSSSLSKTYGGEGIDVAIIDTGADTLHPDLLMGIEDFADPYGPGEYSQSDSHGHGTHVAGTIVADGGFDGRGIYGMAPEADLRVYSTNFYYSDVASGIYRATDLGAEIISMSLGGSVESSTLNRALDYAMANGVLVVAAAGNGVPDNPTMATPARYPGVVGVGAIDRSGNAIWWSSPGSNDGDYVPEGNEVTFGAPGVSVYSTYPTYWGYYTTMSGTSMATPHIAGTAASLWSRYLIYGDGANDIKNMMMNYAKQNDVTTVKVTPESVLYRSYAEQYLNSGYYSSIYPYMDGSKTYYLNILQGDDVLTGVGVPRIKL; from the coding sequence ATGGGGCCCATAAAATATGCTTGTCTCCTTGCTGTTATCCTCGCAATTCCCACAGCATGTGCGATATCGGTGAGCTACGGTTCCAGCGGTTATGGCGGAGCTGTGACAGTCTCTGAAAGCTACGAGTTGGATACCTCCACGGAGCTTTCAGAGTCGACGAACCTCGGACAGGGCTCGGTGGAACAGACGAAGAGCGCCTCCGGAACGGGAACCAACCGCATCTCCACATCCATATCATCAAATGGGTACAGTGCTGGCAGCAGCATCGAGAGCACATCATACCTCTCGCTTTCGAGCGCCGTTGCCGGGGATGGCAGTGGAGCGGGCATCTCGCAGGCACTATCTGCCTCGGGCTCTGTATCATCCTCACTGAATGGCGTCACCGGTGATATCGAGGCAGTGCACAGCGCAGGTGTAGAATCCGGCATGCTCTCATCCGCGCAGAGCCTGAGCGTGGGTGCAGATGTATCCGCACTGGATAACACCCGAATCGCCGGCATGAACGGATATGTCTCTGCTGGCTTCTCGAACAAGGAAGGAAGCGGGGAGGTGGCATCCACATTTTCAGAAGGGGCGCTGTATGGCAGTCTCGGCTCTGAGAATGCTGCAGTCTACGGTGATGTAGCAATGACCGGCCCCGGAAGCCTGACAGCATCCGCGTCTGATTCGGAGAGCAGCAGCAAGCACGAGATCATCATAGAGGATGAGGGGGCGGATGCGGAGGAGAGCGCCTCGGCGATGCTCCTGGCGGCCACCGGAGGATACGCCCTGTCAGGCACATCAGTGGTTGCGACCGGAGATCAGCTGAGTCTGAGCTCTGTCATATCCAATCCGAAGGGGAGTTCGATCACAAAAGAAGCGCAGAGCAGGGTCTCGAAGCCTATGAGCTCCCAGTCGATTGGCATCGCCTCAGGAAACAGCGTGACCACAACCTGGAGCAGATCCGGAAGGGGCAAGATGTCTCCGATCTCATCCACATACAGAAGTACAGATGGGACAAAATCCGTGTCGAACAGCGTGAGCGGCAAAGGTTATCCATACAGCATAGCGGGCTCTGCCACATACAGCGATAGCAGTGCTGCGATGTACCAGACTGTGAGCAGCACGAAAGGAGTGCTCAAAACATCACAGAGCGCATGGTCGAGGAGCAATGGCGAGGAACTCAGTGCAGCCAGCTCTCTCTCGTCATCAGGCACGATCTCGGGAACCCAGATCGCGATCTCAGATCCGATCAAGGTAATAAGCTCGCAGTCACTTACGGTGACAGGCACGGCAACAGTGTCATCATCATCCAGAGCGAGCTCGAATGGCGACCGCTCATCTGCATCATCGATCGTAAACGGCGCGAGCAAGATGTCGCTAACAACGCTCGCCGATGCGTCGAATACAAGGTACAACAATGTGCTCTACCACAGGACCGGTGCGCTTGTTGACACCTCAGGATATGCAAAATCGCTAAAAGCTGACTCATCTGCATCGTATCTCAGTAACTTCGCGAGATCCCACGGCGAGTGGACGAAGGCCGGATCAGGGGAACTCACGGTGAGCGCCGAGACCGTGAAGAGTGCGGTATCAGATGTGGAGATCAAGACAGGAAGCGATAAGGCTCTTTCGTACACTCAGTCTGGGACAGGATCGACTGTTAAGAGCGGGCTGTACACATATGCAGCCAAGAGATCCGGCGGTGATGTGTACCTCTACCAGAGCCATCTATACTCGCATGCTTATCCGAAGAACGACCACCACAGCATTGACGAATACGTATCCACAGCCTCCTCTGCAATATCAGCGAAGAAGTCAGACATGAAGATATGGCAGTGGGAGAACGGAAGATGGGTGGCGGCAAAGAACTACTACAGCTCGGGAAGCTACACAGCCGCGACTAGAGCGAACGATATAGTGACATCATCATACAAATGGGACAAGCTCTGGGAGGTTCGGCCCAGGAGCAAGACTCCATATGACAGGGTGCCGTGGGGAGTGGAGTACATGTACAGTAGCTCATCTCTCTCCAAGACCTACGGAGGAGAGGGGATCGATGTCGCGATAATAGATACTGGCGCCGACACACTCCACCCGGATCTGCTCATGGGGATCGAGGACTTCGCAGATCCATACGGCCCGGGAGAGTACTCCCAGTCCGATAGCCACGGCCACGGAACGCATGTGGCGGGCACGATAGTTGCCGATGGCGGATTCGATGGAAGGGGCATATACGGGATGGCGCCTGAGGCTGACCTCAGGGTATACAGCACCAACTTCTACTACAGCGATGTCGCCAGCGGAATCTACAGGGCCACCGATCTCGGAGCTGAGATAATATCGATGTCACTCGGCGGCTCTGTGGAGTCCAGCACGCTCAACAGGGCTCTCGATTACGCAATGGCGAATGGTGTGCTGGTTGTAGCTGCGGCTGGCAACGGCGTCCCGGACAATCCAACAATGGCAACGCCAGCCCGCTACCCCGGCGTCGTCGGCGTCGGCGCCATAGACAGATCAGGAAATGCGATATGGTGGTCCTCACCCGGCTCGAACGACGGCGATTATGTGCCTGAGGGCAACGAGGTCACATTCGGAGCGCCAGGAGTGAGCGTTTACTCGACGTACCCGACATACTGGGGATACTACACAACGATGAGCGGCACGAGCATGGCCACACCACACATCGCAGGGACTGCTGCAAGCCTGTGGTCGAGGTATCTGATCTACGGAGATGGAGCGAACGATATCAAGAATATGATGATGAACTATGCGAAGCAGAACGACGTCACCACCGTGAAGGTCACTCCTGAGTCGGTGTTGTACAGAAGCTATGCAGAGCAGTACTTGAACTCAGGATACTACAGCAGTATATACCCGTATATGGACGGCTCGAAGACATATTATCTGAATATACTCCAGGGCGATGATGTTCTCACAGGTGTGGGGGTTCCAAGAATAAAGCTGTAG
- a CDS encoding ABC transporter ATP-binding protein produces MLEVIGLRARYGENEVLKGIDLRLERGDSLAVVGESGAGKTTLGLSIMRLAAAKLEGEIVFDGTNLLELSEDEMRRLRGDRMAMVFQNVEDALDPVYTAEEQVCEAIAAHNRWNKSRIRERARALLTAVGLDGTRYRLYPHQLSGGERQRVLIAMALANDPELLILDEPTASLDALTKADIVELLRSATSDRISLIITHDISLASALSKKIAVLYSGMILEVGRTADLIRNPRHPYTRGLLRSFPSMNTTKDLQGIPGRTIPGISGCPFHPRCTQKIEVCRNLVPRLAELNGRMIACHRGGIVPLLEIRDVCKKFNGFSAVSHVSLTLYEGETLALVGESGSGKTTLAKIIMGIIEPDSGEILLERERARWDAGFYRRVQMIFQNPKESISHRLNVLQAVREPLDVQRIGSEEERIASAMKALENAELSTDPEFLRRYPHQLSGGEAQRVAIARALVMHPKLLIADEPTSALDPSVQAKILRLLMDLQERMGLSILFITHDIALARKVSDRIAVMLRGSIVEEGPSGEVIREPAHRYTASLVRCAAMSSVMEERAVEQ; encoded by the coding sequence ATGCTTGAGGTAATTGGGCTCAGAGCTCGATACGGAGAGAATGAGGTTCTGAAAGGCATAGATCTCAGGCTTGAAAGGGGAGATTCTCTGGCGGTCGTCGGAGAGTCAGGCGCGGGCAAGACAACGCTGGGCCTGTCGATAATGCGGCTCGCTGCCGCCAAGCTCGAGGGCGAGATAGTCTTCGATGGAACGAATCTTCTGGAGCTCTCAGAGGATGAGATGAGGAGGCTGCGCGGCGACAGGATGGCAATGGTCTTCCAGAACGTCGAGGATGCGCTCGATCCTGTTTACACTGCAGAGGAGCAGGTCTGCGAGGCGATAGCGGCTCACAACAGATGGAACAAATCGCGCATAAGGGAGAGAGCCCGCGCACTGCTCACTGCAGTGGGGCTCGATGGGACGCGGTACAGGCTTTATCCGCACCAGCTGAGTGGTGGGGAGAGGCAGAGGGTTCTCATCGCCATGGCGCTCGCCAACGACCCGGAGCTTCTCATCCTGGACGAGCCGACCGCTTCGCTGGACGCGCTCACAAAAGCTGACATCGTGGAGCTCCTCAGATCTGCAACATCAGATCGCATCTCTTTGATAATCACGCACGACATATCGCTCGCATCCGCTCTAAGCAAAAAAATTGCGGTGCTCTACTCAGGGATGATCCTGGAGGTAGGCAGGACTGCTGATCTGATCAGAAACCCGAGACATCCGTACACAAGAGGGCTGCTGAGATCTTTCCCGAGCATGAACACAACAAAGGACCTCCAGGGAATTCCGGGGAGGACCATACCCGGCATCAGCGGCTGTCCCTTCCACCCGCGGTGCACTCAAAAGATAGAGGTCTGCAGGAATTTGGTTCCAAGACTCGCAGAATTGAACGGCAGGATGATCGCTTGTCACAGGGGCGGGATAGTCCCGCTGCTGGAGATCAGGGATGTGTGCAAGAAGTTCAATGGATTTTCCGCGGTATCGCATGTCAGCCTCACGCTTTACGAGGGCGAGACGCTTGCGCTTGTGGGCGAGAGCGGATCGGGAAAGACGACTCTTGCAAAGATCATCATGGGGATAATTGAGCCTGACTCAGGGGAGATTCTTCTTGAGAGGGAGCGTGCGAGATGGGACGCCGGATTTTACAGACGAGTGCAGATGATATTCCAGAACCCGAAGGAGTCGATAAGCCACAGGCTGAACGTGCTTCAGGCTGTCAGGGAGCCTCTGGATGTGCAGAGGATCGGGAGCGAGGAGGAGAGGATTGCGAGCGCGATGAAGGCCCTGGAGAACGCCGAGCTCTCTACAGATCCTGAGTTTTTAAGAAGATATCCGCATCAGCTCAGCGGTGGCGAGGCACAGCGCGTTGCAATAGCCAGAGCTCTGGTAATGCATCCAAAGCTGCTCATCGCCGATGAGCCCACTTCAGCGCTAGATCCGAGCGTCCAGGCGAAGATCCTGAGGCTGCTCATGGACCTGCAGGAGCGGATGGGGCTGTCGATACTGTTCATCACGCACGACATCGCCCTTGCGAGAAAGGTGAGTGACAGGATCGCGGTCATGCTCAGAGGGAGCATCGTTGAGGAGGGGCCGTCGGGCGAGGTTATCAGAGAGCCTGCGCATCGGTACACCGCATCGCTAGTAAGATGCGCAGCCATGAGCTCTGTGATGGAAGAACGTGCTGTGGAACAGTAG
- a CDS encoding ABC transporter permease: protein MHVDIWKEMRSSLAGTFGMLIMAVILILAASAPLIAPSYREIGPVFSPPSGEHILGTDDLGQDIAGKLVHGARTSLMIAIGVAILSALISVVIGGSAAILGGTYDRICMRAVDAVIALPSMIVMILVASYLRPNLGLLIILISLFSWPGGARIVRSQTLSLRERLHVLAARTFGASRRYLLFRHIVPDLSPILVAIMIQDARRAVLMEAGLAFLGVSDPMIVSWGRMMKQAMSFTYLDVWKWWLIPTGVLLSLTLVGLSLIAASLERAMDPRLREDV, encoded by the coding sequence ATGCACGTTGATATTTGGAAGGAGATGAGATCCAGCCTGGCAGGGACTTTCGGGATGTTGATAATGGCGGTGATACTGATTCTTGCTGCATCCGCCCCTCTCATAGCCCCATCGTACAGGGAGATCGGGCCGGTCTTCAGTCCGCCATCGGGAGAGCACATACTCGGCACAGACGACCTCGGTCAGGATATCGCGGGCAAGCTTGTACATGGCGCGAGGACATCGCTGATGATCGCAATAGGTGTGGCTATTCTCTCAGCGCTTATAAGTGTGGTCATCGGGGGAAGCGCTGCGATTCTTGGTGGCACATATGACAGGATTTGCATGCGGGCTGTGGATGCGGTGATCGCGTTGCCATCAATGATTGTTATGATACTTGTGGCATCTTATCTCCGCCCGAATCTTGGACTCCTGATAATCCTGATCTCCCTTTTCAGCTGGCCGGGCGGCGCGAGGATTGTGAGATCGCAGACGCTCTCGCTCAGGGAGAGGCTCCATGTCCTGGCGGCCCGCACCTTCGGCGCATCCCGGAGGTATCTTCTTTTCAGGCATATCGTCCCGGATCTGAGCCCGATTCTTGTGGCCATAATGATACAGGATGCCAGGCGTGCTGTTCTCATGGAGGCAGGCCTGGCATTTCTGGGTGTCTCAGACCCGATGATTGTGAGCTGGGGCAGGATGATGAAGCAGGCGATGTCGTTCACGTATCTAGATGTATGGAAGTGGTGGCTAATTCCCACCGGAGTTCTGCTTTCGTTGACACTTGTCGGGTTGAGCTTGATCGCCGCTTCTCTTGAGAGAGCGATGGATCCGCGGCTGCGGGAGGATGTCTGA
- a CDS encoding ABC transporter permease: protein MNISWLSNYIISFLIILILNFVLPRMVPGDPLHAIYGEEALIAMTPEMEAEIIKRFALDQPWHTQLITYITALITGDLGYSYYYRTGVSDVVLSFLPWTLLLTGLAFVISSCIGFILGIESGYRRGSKLDGCMLSSMMFLGGMPDFFIGIVLLLLFGVALGWAPLGGAMSPYAGHTGIDLLLDIVHHLILPLISLVLVQLAPTYLLTRNAMLTTLRARFIMTAKATGLKEGAIRYRHAGRNSLLPVVTAMGMRVPHMITGALFLEIVFSYPGVGTLLNTALSARDYPLIQGVLLIVTVTVLITNFLVDMTYIRLDPRVRYAR, encoded by the coding sequence ATGAATATCTCATGGTTATCAAATTACATCATCTCCTTTCTCATCATCCTCATACTCAACTTCGTGCTTCCCAGAATGGTGCCGGGCGATCCGCTTCATGCCATATATGGAGAGGAGGCTCTGATAGCAATGACCCCTGAGATGGAAGCAGAGATAATAAAAAGATTCGCCCTTGACCAGCCATGGCACACGCAGCTGATCACATACATAACAGCATTGATCACCGGTGATCTAGGATACTCTTACTACTACAGAACCGGTGTCTCAGATGTGGTACTGAGCTTTCTCCCCTGGACGCTACTCCTCACAGGTCTTGCTTTCGTCATCTCCTCGTGCATAGGATTTATCCTGGGCATAGAGTCCGGTTACAGGAGGGGCTCGAAGCTGGATGGCTGCATGCTTTCAAGCATGATGTTTCTGGGAGGCATGCCTGACTTCTTCATTGGGATCGTCCTCCTGCTCCTATTTGGTGTGGCTCTGGGATGGGCGCCCCTCGGAGGGGCGATGAGCCCGTACGCCGGACATACCGGTATCGATCTGTTGCTGGATATCGTGCACCATCTGATTCTCCCGCTGATATCCCTGGTGCTCGTCCAGCTCGCTCCCACATACCTGCTCACAAGAAATGCCATGCTAACCACGCTCAGGGCCAGATTCATAATGACAGCGAAGGCCACCGGGTTGAAAGAGGGGGCGATAAGATACAGGCATGCTGGCAGGAACTCTCTCCTGCCTGTTGTGACTGCAATGGGAATGCGCGTGCCACACATGATAACAGGAGCACTCTTCCTCGAGATAGTCTTCTCGTACCCCGGTGTGGGGACGCTGCTCAACACTGCGCTCAGCGCGCGGGACTACCCGCTCATACAAGGTGTGCTGCTCATCGTCACAGTAACAGTCCTGATAACAAACTTTCTGGTGGATATGACCTACATCCGACTTGATCCGAGGGTGAGGTATGCACGTTGA
- a CDS encoding IS5-like element ISMth3 family transposase, producing the protein MAYEDNRNWREYNEKLVRRGWFYLSTDFVNNWDEELLKMNKNKNGRPYRYPETFIQFCGLAYAFLHLPYRQLEGFIQALSGFVPGLLAADYSTLWQRITNLELNIPIPDNDLVVAVDSTGMKVTNRGDWMRESHGVERRGWIKVHIAVDVETRKPVTFEITDETVTDHEMVKPLLEDVKLEDSLMDGAYDKEGVFDFMKEKGVDMPGIKIRKNAIVKAGSSRAEPVLEFMKYGYHSWKIVHGYGRRWAAESVFSAIKRIFGETVRATSKEGMIREVRRMFTFYTIILSV; encoded by the coding sequence ATGGCCTATGAGGATAACCGCAATTGGCGCGAATACAATGAGAAATTGGTTAGGCGAGGATGGTTTTACCTTAGCACTGACTTTGTGAATAATTGGGATGAAGAGCTACTGAAGATGAATAAGAACAAGAATGGCAGACCCTATCGCTATCCTGAGACATTTATTCAATTTTGTGGTTTAGCATACGCCTTTCTTCATTTACCATACAGGCAGCTCGAAGGATTTATTCAGGCGCTAAGCGGATTTGTTCCTGGGCTGTTGGCTGCCGATTATTCGACATTATGGCAGAGGATTACGAATTTGGAGTTGAATATTCCAATACCTGATAACGATTTAGTGGTCGCAGTTGACTCAACAGGAATGAAGGTTACGAATAGAGGCGACTGGATGAGAGAAAGTCATGGTGTTGAACGCAGAGGCTGGATAAAAGTGCATATCGCCGTAGATGTTGAAACAAGGAAGCCCGTAACCTTCGAGATAACCGATGAGACCGTCACTGATCATGAGATGGTAAAACCGCTGCTGGAAGATGTTAAGCTTGAAGATTCACTGATGGATGGAGCTTATGATAAGGAGGGGGTATTCGATTTCATGAAAGAGAAGGGCGTAGATATGCCTGGAATCAAGATCAGGAAGAATGCTATCGTCAAAGCAGGCTCGTCCAGAGCCGAACCAGTTCTTGAGTTTATGAAGTATGGATACCACAGTTGGAAAATTGTGCATGGATATGGAAGAAGGTGGGCGGCTGAAAGTGTATTCTCAGCAATTAAGAGGATATTTGGCGAGACTGTGAGGGCCACTTCGAAGGAAGGCATGATTCGCGAAGTACGCAGGATGTTCACATTTTATACTATAATTTTAAGCGTATAA
- a CDS encoding ion transporter: MLETVLWISAHYASLFRAFEIFSVAVFTIEYILRVWSCTVDPRFREPIRGRLRFMVTPLAVIDLLAFLPFYLPFVLPDTRVLRVVRLFRLFRVMKLARYSESVDLFIDVLKLKKDELLLVFVSIMILLLVSSTLMYEVEHDAQPDKFSSIPAAMWWGLVTLATVGYGDMFPITPAGKLIGSMVVMLGIGLFALPAGIIASGFSEVLQRRRECREIICPHCGRPIKEEMIYR, encoded by the coding sequence ATGCTCGAAACCGTCTTGTGGATCAGCGCGCACTATGCCTCTCTCTTCAGGGCCTTCGAAATCTTTTCCGTCGCAGTGTTCACCATCGAGTATATTCTCAGGGTATGGTCGTGCACAGTCGATCCCCGCTTCAGAGAGCCCATCCGTGGAAGATTGAGATTCATGGTAACACCGCTTGCAGTTATTGATCTGCTTGCATTCCTGCCGTTTTACCTGCCCTTTGTGCTGCCAGATACAAGAGTTCTCAGAGTGGTCCGCCTCTTCCGGCTGTTCAGAGTCATGAAGCTCGCAAGGTACTCGGAGTCGGTCGATCTCTTCATCGACGTCCTCAAGCTGAAGAAGGACGAACTTCTTCTGGTCTTTGTATCCATAATGATACTTCTCCTGGTCTCATCCACACTGATGTACGAGGTGGAGCACGACGCACAGCCTGATAAATTCTCATCGATACCCGCAGCCATGTGGTGGGGCCTGGTGACGCTGGCAACCGTCGGCTACGGAGATATGTTTCCCATAACACCAGCTGGCAAGCTCATAGGCTCTATGGTTGTGATGCTGGGAATAGGTCTATTCGCGCTGCCTGCGGGCATAATCGCATCCGGCTTCAGCGAGGTTCTTCAGAGGAGAAGGGAGTGCCGTGAGATCATATGCCCTCACTGTGGAAGACCGATAAAAGAGGAGATGATATACAGATAA